A genomic segment from Peribacillus sp. ACCC06369 encodes:
- a CDS encoding arsenic transporter: MLSSQIVLMSITFTLTIILMLWRPFGINETIPTTIGALTVLVAGIVPWMDVLNIFDIISGASLTILSTIMMSIVLESIGFFRWIALNIIIRSKGSGVRLFVYTNLLCFFMTMFFNNDGSILITTPIIIHIVTLLKIKPHQKIPFLISGALIATAASAPIAVSNISNLIALKIVGLSLNSYINMMFVPSMIGILTIGLLLYLYFKKDLPRKIPSVPVKWDKTFSRYVQTHPLDVKQQSEDNDWVLFKMSFAIVILTRASFFALTPFGVPLELIGMVGAFLLILLRWYKTKTGLSDIVKKTPWHVLLFAFNMYVLVYGLKNVGLNDYLVSNLKPLIMDSPFNATMIMGILLTILSNLFNNLPAVMIGTLSITEMGLDPHLVQIAYLANVIGSDIGALLTPVGTLATLIWMYILKKHSINISWGKYLKVTFLIIPIGLIVSLISLYFWTNWLLK; the protein is encoded by the coding sequence ATGCTTAGTTCACAAATTGTCTTGATGTCAATAACTTTTACTTTAACAATTATTCTCATGTTATGGAGACCATTTGGGATTAATGAAACTATACCTACTACAATAGGGGCCTTGACTGTATTAGTTGCAGGCATTGTTCCTTGGATGGATGTTTTAAATATATTTGATATTATCAGTGGCGCTTCTTTAACCATATTATCCACCATAATGATGTCTATTGTACTTGAGAGCATTGGTTTTTTTAGGTGGATTGCTTTAAATATCATCATCCGGTCTAAGGGTTCAGGGGTTAGATTATTCGTTTATACTAATCTCCTATGTTTTTTCATGACAATGTTTTTCAATAACGATGGAAGTATCCTTATCACAACACCTATCATTATTCACATTGTAACGTTACTAAAGATTAAACCTCACCAAAAAATCCCCTTTCTAATCTCAGGAGCTCTAATTGCAACGGCAGCGAGTGCCCCAATAGCAGTAAGCAATATTTCCAATTTGATTGCACTAAAAATTGTAGGACTGAGCCTTAATAGTTATATCAATATGATGTTTGTTCCTTCAATGATAGGGATTTTAACAATCGGGTTATTACTTTATCTATATTTTAAGAAGGACCTTCCAAGGAAAATTCCCAGTGTACCTGTAAAATGGGATAAAACCTTTTCACGCTATGTGCAAACTCATCCACTCGATGTTAAACAACAATCCGAAGATAATGATTGGGTGTTGTTTAAAATGAGTTTTGCAATCGTCATTTTAACTCGGGCGAGCTTCTTCGCACTTACACCTTTTGGGGTTCCCTTGGAATTGATCGGTATGGTGGGAGCGTTCCTTTTGATATTACTGAGATGGTATAAAACCAAAACTGGTCTTAGCGATATTGTAAAGAAAACACCCTGGCATGTTCTTTTATTTGCTTTCAATATGTACGTGCTGGTATATGGTTTGAAGAATGTTGGCTTGAATGATTATTTAGTCAGCAATTTAAAACCCTTAATTATGGACAGTCCATTCAACGCTACCATGATCATGGGCATATTATTAACTATCCTATCCAATTTATTTAATAATCTTCCTGCAGTTATGATAGGGACTTTGTCGATAACAGAGATGGGATTGGATCCTCACCTTGTACAAATTGCTTATCTTGCTAACGTGATTGGAAGCGATATAGGTGCTTTGTTAACGCCTGTTGGTACGCTGGCTACATTAATTTGGATGTATATATTGAAGAAACACTCCATCAATATCTCCTGGGGAAAGTATCTTAAAGTTACCTTTTTGATAATTCCTATAGGGTTAATCGTAAGTTTAATCTCGCTGTATTTTTGGACCAATTGGTTATTAAAGTAG
- a CDS encoding DUF2642 domain-containing protein, whose amino-acid sequence MNKILQNLRGKTIKIEISGKKFFFGTLVDTGVDVVVIFNGQDFVYLPIIHIQNCKVNTTENEEISLPVDSPGIEAEEELSLRKTLLSAKGMFTEIYVTGNQPLHGYITRVMNNYFEFYSPVYKTMYIPLIHLKWIIPYTDNQTPYGLSNKDLPVHPSKLSMARSFDVQLEKLVGSLIILNIGENSNLIGQINKLEDNFVELITAREEPVYLNLHHIKTVHLP is encoded by the coding sequence ATGAATAAAATCTTACAAAATCTCAGAGGAAAAACAATTAAAATAGAAATTTCCGGAAAAAAATTTTTTTTCGGTACACTGGTTGATACTGGTGTTGATGTAGTGGTTATCTTTAATGGACAGGATTTTGTGTATCTTCCAATAATTCATATTCAAAATTGCAAAGTAAATACTACGGAAAACGAGGAGATTTCCCTTCCTGTAGACTCACCTGGAATTGAAGCTGAGGAAGAATTATCACTAAGAAAAACTCTTTTATCCGCGAAAGGGATGTTCACGGAAATATACGTAACTGGTAACCAGCCTTTACATGGTTATATAACAAGGGTGATGAATAATTACTTTGAATTCTATTCACCAGTTTATAAGACTATGTATATACCTTTAATTCATTTAAAGTGGATTATCCCATACACAGACAATCAAACTCCTTATGGTTTAAGTAACAAGGATCTTCCTGTACATCCATCAAAACTTTCAATGGCAAGATCCTTTGACGTACAATTGGAAAAACTGGTCGGTAGCTTAATTATTTTAAATATAGGGGAAAATTCCAATTTAATTGGACAAATTAATAAGTTAGAAGATAATTTTGTTGAACTTATTACGGCAAGGGAGGAACCTGTATATTTAAATCTTCATCATATTAAAACAGTTCACCTACCCTGA